The sequence below is a genomic window from Acidimicrobiales bacterium.
TCGGTGTCGTCGGTGGTGCCGGCGGCGTCGTCGTCATCGTCGCCGCAGCCCGCCGCGACCAGCGTGGCGACGGCCAGAGCCGCCACGACGGTCCTGAGCGATGGTGTCCTCATGATGCTGTCTCCTTGTTGTCGGGTCGCCCGGGTGCTCCGGGGTTGTCGGACCGACGCGCGGGGTCGGTTCCGCCGAACCGCACCTCCCACGCGTCGGCCAGATCGGTCAGCGCGGTGACGGCGTCGCCCTCGTAGGCGGAGCCGTGCATCGTCGCCAGGGTCCGGGGCTCGAAGGCCGCCAGCCGCCGCAGCGCGCTGGGGACCGCCGGTCCGGGTGGCGCCGTCGTCAGCACCGCCTCGGCCTCGAGCGCCGCGGCGACGATGTCGCCGGTCGTGAACGCGGGCGCCGGGCCGAGCTGGGTGAACAGGTCGCCGCACAGCACCGTGCCGGTGGTCTCCTCCACCAGCACCTGCGCTTCCATGTTGTGGGGCGCGTGCGGGGTCGGGACCGCCACCACCCGCCGCCCACCCAGGTCGATCGCCTCGCCGGGGGCCAGGCGCCGGGGCGGGCGGTCGGCCATGTCGTCGAGCGACATCCGACAGCCCCGCGCCCCGAACGCCACCTCCGCGGCCGGCGCCACCGCCAGCAGCAGGTTCATCGCCCCGCACTCGTCGGCCTCGACGTGACCGAACGACAGCCAGCGCAGCCGGGGCACCGGCAGGACCCGCGCCAGGGCGGCCACCACGCCCGAGAACAGCCAGCGCGGGCCGCTGTGGAACAGCAGCGGCTCGTCGGCCAGCACCAGGAACTGGTTCACGGTGAGGCCGCCGTGCGCCGGCACCACGCCCGGCAGGTGCGTGGACAGGCGGTAGATGCCGTCGGTGATCTCGTCGAGCCGGGTATCCATGAGCGGCCCCTCCTTTCGCCCGCAGCATCTGCGGCGCCCATTAGCGAGCGCGAAGCGGTGCTCAGCCGTACGGTGTGGCCCCGAATGCCCAGCTCGTTCCGCTTCGGGCCGCCGACCCCCCGACCCGGCCTGCTGACCCGGCCGCGGCTGCTGCGCGCCCTGCTCGCCCGCTGGGAGCGACGGGTGGTGGCGGTCGTCGGCGGCCCCGGCCTCGGCAAGACGACGCTGCTGGGCCAGGCGCTGGCCGAGAACCTGCTGGCGCCCCGCGGCGACGACGTGTGGGTCGGCGTCGAGGCCCGCGACGCCACCGGCGACGGCCTGGGCCGGGCGGTCGCCCGGGCGCTCGGTGCCCCACCCGAGCAGGGCCACGACCCCGTGGCAGTCGCCGACGTCGTGTGGCAGCGGTCCCCCACGGCGCTGTGCCTGGTCCTCGACGACGTGCACGTGCTCCCGCCGGGCTCCGACGGGGCCCGCTGGCTGGGCGAGCTCGTCGACCACCTGCCCGCCAACGCCCACGTCGTGCTGGCCGGCCGCACGGAACCCCCGATCCCCCTCACCCGGCTGCGCACCCAGGGTGCCGCCCTGGTGGTGGGCGAGGACGAGCTGCGCTTCTCCGACGGGGAGCTGGCCGACTTCGGCGCCCGCCGCGGTGTCGACGTCGACCGGTTCCGCGACACCGGCGGCTGGCCCGCCATGGCCGAGCTGGCGGCCAGCGTGGAGCGCCACCTGGCGGGCGCCTACGTGTGGGAGGAGGTGCTCGAGCCGCTCGGAGCCGAGCGCCGGCGGACCCTGGCCGTGCTGCGCGACCTGGGCGGCGCCGACGACGACCTGGCCGCGGCGGCGCTGGGCGAGCCGGTCGACCTCGGCCGGGTGCTCGACGGCGTGCCGCTGGTCGCCGTGGGCGAGGACGGCTGGCGGGTGCCGCACGCCCTGTGGCACACGGTCGACGGCATCGGCCTCGCCGACGCCGACCGGGCCGCGGTGCGGGGGCGAGCCGTCGGGCACCTGGTGGAGCGGGGGCGCTACGACGACGCCTACGGGCTCGTCGCCGAGGCGGGCCTGTGGGACCTGGCCCCCGGTGTGCTGCGGGCGGCCTGCCTCGCCGGCGACCGGCCCACGTCGGCCCAGCTGCAGCGCTGGCTGGCGGCCAGCCCGGAGCCGGTGCGCACCACCCCGGCCGGCTGCCTCGCCGCCGGGATGCACGCCGGGTTCGTCACGCCGGGCGACGCCATCGGGCCGCTGCAGGTGGCCGCCGAGCGGTGCCGCGCCGAGGGCGACGTCGACGCCGAGCTGGCCGGGCTCGCCGAGCTGGGACGGGTCGCCTGGTGGCTCCAGGACCTGGAGGTGGTGGCGCCGATCGCCGTCCGGGTGAACGAGCTGGCCGAGACCGGCCACCCCCTGGCGGGCGGGCTGTCGACCTTCGGGCGGGCCGTCTTCGCGGACGTGACCGGCGACGACGACGGCGTGATCGCCGCCCTGGACAGCATCGAGCCGGGGGTGCTCGACGCCGGATGGACCGCGTCGGCCCAGTGGCTGAAGGCCCGCATCCTGCTGTCGACGGGTCGTCCCGCGGCGGCCCTCGACGTGCTCGACGCCGTCGACGCCGGCACCGACCCCGTCATGCGGGCCATCGTGGAGTACCTCCGGATCGGGGCGTTGTCGAACGTCGGTCGGGTCGACGAGGCAATGGCCCTGCTGCCCCGGGCCGTGGAGCAGCAGGCGGCGGCCGGGGTCGCCCACAACCGCCGGCTGGCCCTGGTGTCGGCCGGTGCCGCGTTCGCCCACGTCGGCGACGTCGCCACGGCGCGCGGCTACCTGCAGGAGCTGGACGCGCCGGACGCCTCGTGGGCCGACGAGCTCGGCGTGCCGGGCGCGCTCGCCGCGGCGACGGTCCTGGTGGCCGAGGGCGACGAGGACCAGGCCGCGACGGTGCTGCAGACCGCGATCGACCTCCACGGCTTCGACAACAACATCGCCCGCCGGACGTGGCGGGGCTCGTTGCCGCTCACCTACGTGCTGCTGCCGGGGACCCGGGAGCACTGGGACGAGGTGGCCCCGGCCGCCGGGCTGGCGCTGCCGGTGCGGCTCTGCGCCGGCGTCGTCGCGGCCCGCTCGGGTCGGGGGGCCGACGAGCTGCGCGCCCTCGACGTGCCGGACATCGAGGTCGTGCGGGCCCACCTCCACCACCGCTTCGCCGCCGAGCTGGCCGTCGGGCTGGCGGCCGCCGGTCGGCCGGAGGGGCCGGCGCTCCTCGACGTCCTCGGCGCACCGGGGCGGGCGGCCGTGCGGGGCCTGGCCGAGCACCGCGACGGCGGGCAGGCGAAGCAGGCCCGGGCACTGCTGGCCGCGGTGCCCGCTCCCCCGCCGACGGCGACCTGGCTCGCCGTGCTCGGCCCGCTCGAGCTCCGCCGCGACGGACCGACCGGCCCGGAGGTCACCGACACCGACCTGCGCCGGGAGCGGGTCCGGGCCCTGCTGGCGTTCCTCGTCGGGCACCGGGCCACCACCCGGGCCGAGGTCACCGCCACGCTGTGGCCCGACCTCGACGAGCGCTCCCAGGCCAACAACCTCCGGGTCACTCTGAACTACCTCCAGCGGGTGCTGGAGCCGTGGCGGCCGGCGGGTGAGCCCGGCTACCTGGTGCGCACGGAGGGGACGCGGATCGAGCTGGTCGCCGGGGGCGAGCTGCGCATCGACGTCGACGCCTTCGACCGGCACGTCGACCTGGCGGCCGGTGCCGAGGACGACGGCACGCCGTCGCTGGCCCTGGAGCACCACCTCGCCGCGGTCGACCTGTACCGGGGGCCGCTCCACGCCGACGCCGCCGACGCCGAGTGGATCGACCTCGACCGGGAGCACTACGGCACCCGGTTCGTGCGCGCCGCCGTCCGGGCGGGGCAGTTGCTGCTCGGCCACGGCGACCTCGACCACGCCGAGAAGGTCGCCCGACGGGCGCTCGACGTCGACCAGTGGGCCGAGGACGCCCACGGGGTGCTCACCGCCACGGCGCTGGCCCGCGGCGACCGCTCCGCCGCCCAACGCCGGCTCGACCGCGGCCTCGCCGCGTTGGCCGAGCTGGGCGTCGAACCCTCGGACGCGACCCGCCGCCTGCGCCGCCGCATCCGTTCCTGACGTTTGCGTGGCAGGCTGAGCCGATGAGCGACGACGGTCGCTACCGGGAGCGTCGGTCGGCCGGGGTGGCCGGCACGGTGTGGACGCGCACGACCGACGGGTCGTCGCACTGGGTGCTGCCGGA
It includes:
- a CDS encoding MBL fold metallo-hydrolase, with the protein product MDTRLDEITDGIYRLSTHLPGVVPAHGGLTVNQFLVLADEPLLFHSGPRWLFSGVVAALARVLPVPRLRWLSFGHVEADECGAMNLLLAVAPAAEVAFGARGCRMSLDDMADRPPRRLAPGEAIDLGGRRVVAVPTPHAPHNMEAQVLVEETTGTVLCGDLFTQLGPAPAFTTGDIVAAALEAEAVLTTAPPGPAVPSALRRLAAFEPRTLATMHGSAYEGDAVTALTDLADAWEVRFGGTDPARRSDNPGAPGRPDNKETAS
- a CDS encoding BTAD domain-containing putative transcriptional regulator → MPSSFRFGPPTPRPGLLTRPRLLRALLARWERRVVAVVGGPGLGKTTLLGQALAENLLAPRGDDVWVGVEARDATGDGLGRAVARALGAPPEQGHDPVAVADVVWQRSPTALCLVLDDVHVLPPGSDGARWLGELVDHLPANAHVVLAGRTEPPIPLTRLRTQGAALVVGEDELRFSDGELADFGARRGVDVDRFRDTGGWPAMAELAASVERHLAGAYVWEEVLEPLGAERRRTLAVLRDLGGADDDLAAAALGEPVDLGRVLDGVPLVAVGEDGWRVPHALWHTVDGIGLADADRAAVRGRAVGHLVERGRYDDAYGLVAEAGLWDLAPGVLRAACLAGDRPTSAQLQRWLAASPEPVRTTPAGCLAAGMHAGFVTPGDAIGPLQVAAERCRAEGDVDAELAGLAELGRVAWWLQDLEVVAPIAVRVNELAETGHPLAGGLSTFGRAVFADVTGDDDGVIAALDSIEPGVLDAGWTASAQWLKARILLSTGRPAAALDVLDAVDAGTDPVMRAIVEYLRIGALSNVGRVDEAMALLPRAVEQQAAAGVAHNRRLALVSAGAAFAHVGDVATARGYLQELDAPDASWADELGVPGALAAATVLVAEGDEDQAATVLQTAIDLHGFDNNIARRTWRGSLPLTYVLLPGTREHWDEVAPAAGLALPVRLCAGVVAARSGRGADELRALDVPDIEVVRAHLHHRFAAELAVGLAAAGRPEGPALLDVLGAPGRAAVRGLAEHRDGGQAKQARALLAAVPAPPPTATWLAVLGPLELRRDGPTGPEVTDTDLRRERVRALLAFLVGHRATTRAEVTATLWPDLDERSQANNLRVTLNYLQRVLEPWRPAGEPGYLVRTEGTRIELVAGGELRIDVDAFDRHVDLAAGAEDDGTPSLALEHHLAAVDLYRGPLHADAADAEWIDLDREHYGTRFVRAAVRAGQLLLGHGDLDHAEKVARRALDVDQWAEDAHGVLTATALARGDRSAAQRRLDRGLAALAELGVEPSDATRRLRRRIRS